A window of Ignavibacterium sp. contains these coding sequences:
- a CDS encoding FAD-linked oxidase C-terminal domain-containing protein, with protein sequence MDASVKNKIKSIVGQDNYFDSFEDRLVYSYDGTPVIQQMPEAVVFPQDEEQISKIIDLANNTKFNVVPRGAGTGLSGGSVPTENSVVIVMTKWNKILEIDEKNLTATVQPGVVTGILQKEVEKLGLFYPPDPGSLNVCTIGGNVANNAGGLRGLKYGVTKNYVLGVEMILPDGKFLRTGGKNMKDVAGYNLRDFIVGSEGTLGIITKVLLKLIPKPTKSITILAFFEKLTDSAQAVSDIIAAKITPAMMEFLDNTTINCVEDYTKIGLPRNVDALLLIEVDGRGSEVKDDAETVKFILKKNKALAVREAFDEAQANILKTARRSAFSALARRMPTTILEDATVPRSELPVMIEKIVKASKMFDVMIGNFGHAGDGNLHPTALTDEREQKELDKAHRAFDYIFDEAVKLGGTITGEHGTGLAKKQFLEKVTGPVGLDMMMRIKKAIDVNNILNPGKIFALSPKCEGALPKKREHIKNFNE encoded by the coding sequence ATGGATGCATCTGTTAAAAATAAAATTAAATCTATTGTTGGGCAGGATAATTATTTTGATTCTTTTGAGGATCGTTTAGTTTATTCTTATGATGGAACCCCTGTAATTCAGCAGATGCCTGAAGCGGTTGTTTTTCCGCAAGATGAAGAACAGATATCTAAAATTATTGATCTGGCAAATAATACTAAGTTTAATGTTGTGCCAAGAGGTGCTGGAACCGGGCTAAGCGGTGGTTCTGTCCCAACTGAGAATTCTGTTGTAATTGTAATGACAAAATGGAATAAAATTCTGGAGATTGATGAGAAAAATTTAACTGCTACAGTTCAACCGGGAGTTGTAACCGGTATTCTTCAGAAAGAAGTTGAAAAGCTTGGATTGTTTTATCCTCCAGATCCTGGAAGTCTTAATGTTTGTACTATCGGTGGAAATGTTGCTAACAATGCTGGTGGATTGCGTGGATTGAAATATGGTGTAACAAAAAATTATGTACTTGGCGTCGAAATGATTCTGCCAGACGGGAAATTTCTGAGAACTGGTGGGAAAAATATGAAAGATGTTGCCGGCTATAATCTAAGGGATTTTATTGTTGGAAGTGAAGGTACATTAGGAATAATAACTAAAGTTTTATTGAAGTTAATTCCTAAGCCAACCAAGTCAATAACTATTTTAGCATTCTTTGAAAAATTAACAGATAGTGCACAAGCAGTATCTGATATAATTGCGGCTAAAATCACCCCTGCAATGATGGAGTTTCTTGATAACACTACAATTAATTGCGTTGAAGATTATACTAAAATTGGTTTGCCAAGAAATGTAGATGCGTTATTACTTATTGAAGTTGATGGTCGTGGTAGTGAAGTTAAAGATGATGCTGAAACGGTTAAGTTTATACTGAAAAAGAATAAAGCTTTGGCTGTTCGTGAAGCATTTGATGAAGCACAGGCAAATATATTGAAAACTGCCCGGCGAAGTGCCTTCAGTGCTTTGGCAAGAAGAATGCCTACAACTATTCTTGAAGATGCAACTGTACCAAGAAGTGAATTACCTGTAATGATTGAGAAGATTGTAAAAGCATCAAAAATGTTTGATGTGATGATTGGTAACTTTGGTCACGCTGGAGATGGGAATCTTCATCCAACAGCTTTAACAGATGAAAGAGAGCAGAAAGAACTTGATAAAGCTCATCGTGCTTTTGATTATATTTTCGATGAAGCTGTTAAACTTGGCGGAACTATTACCGGTGAGCATGGAACTGGTTTGGCAAAAAAACAATTTCTTGAAAAGGTAACCGGACCAGTCGGATTAGATATGATGATGAGAATTAAAAAAGCCATTGATGTAAATAACATTCTTAACCCGGGTAAAATATTTGCTCTCTCACCGAAATGCGAAGGAGCGCTTCCTAAAAAAAGAGAACACATAAAGAATTTTAATGAGTAA
- a CDS encoding caspase family protein: MNSKLYLHSELVFVLLGFLFFCEIGLAQINNSETDISELKRQLQVFNEKKDMASCLSLLVKILSLDPNDYQAQKQLKLVFKYHFDKISADEELINSCVRLIKDPCSLPLLDLTIHYMNDNNIYMVQTYLENIQFCGYSVTEKSLLNLLRLYSSLSPELQLNFFSIINEKSDSLIKIYSAYMAYQAFANPEIGISGICKTIGINMDKLKDYFIPRIDSVTIFLSENLLNFDIRIFNHFIYSLNRDNEKEIDEVTFQKIKNLKNELFLHYIDNDVGYLENFISEYKNEGLPWKFSYEDIKKFSSISPNSYYLPLLKIISQNYYLSEDNNVKYDVGKLFFENGLIDESENVLSTLDFNLKKKIKNSELLPLIFSSYLLNKDSIFKELSKDFLLNGDEEDFRKLKEELIWWSNNKIKIDFLEKGLALFSNQNYEVEVHSNPILVDTFNSEKSNYYALLIAIQDYDDDNLDLKYPIKDALELKRLLVDLYSFDEGNIITLFNPQRSEIIKSFLTLKNKLNSSDNLLVFYAGHGNWDEIAEQGYWLPADSKPNDLSQVITNTEITAYIKAIKSKHTLLISDACFSGSIFKTRDAFLGESYDIEYYQSRTARKAITSGALTPVPDKSIFIYYLLKALRENKKSHLTSEELFLNFREAVINNSPLNQRPLFGNINDTGDEGGDFVFIKK; the protein is encoded by the coding sequence ATGAATTCCAAATTATATTTACATTCTGAATTGGTTTTTGTTCTTCTGGGGTTTTTATTTTTCTGTGAAATTGGATTAGCACAGATAAATAATTCTGAAACCGATATCTCGGAATTGAAAAGACAATTGCAAGTTTTCAATGAGAAAAAGGACATGGCTTCTTGCCTGTCTCTTTTGGTAAAAATTCTCAGTCTTGACCCGAACGATTATCAAGCCCAAAAACAGCTCAAATTAGTCTTTAAATATCATTTTGACAAAATTTCAGCAGATGAAGAACTTATAAATTCGTGTGTTAGATTAATTAAAGACCCTTGTTCGTTACCTCTACTTGATTTGACTATACATTATATGAATGATAATAATATTTATATGGTTCAAACATATTTGGAGAATATTCAGTTTTGTGGATATAGTGTAACTGAAAAATCGCTCCTCAATTTGCTTAGACTTTATTCAAGTCTTTCACCTGAATTGCAACTAAATTTTTTCTCAATTATAAACGAGAAATCGGATAGTTTAATAAAAATATATTCTGCCTATATGGCTTATCAAGCTTTTGCTAATCCCGAAATTGGAATCTCTGGTATTTGTAAGACGATAGGCATCAATATGGATAAGTTGAAAGATTATTTTATCCCAAGGATTGATTCAGTTACAATTTTTTTAAGTGAGAACTTATTAAACTTTGATATAAGAATTTTTAACCATTTTATTTATTCACTTAATCGTGACAATGAAAAAGAAATTGATGAAGTGACTTTTCAAAAAATTAAAAATTTAAAGAATGAACTCTTTTTACATTATATTGATAACGATGTAGGATATTTGGAAAATTTCATCTCAGAATATAAGAACGAAGGTTTACCTTGGAAATTTTCCTATGAAGATATTAAAAAATTTTCAAGCATTTCTCCAAACTCATACTATCTACCTTTGCTTAAGATTATTTCTCAAAACTATTATTTATCGGAAGATAACAATGTAAAATATGATGTTGGAAAACTTTTTTTTGAAAATGGTTTGATTGATGAAAGTGAAAATGTTTTGAGCACATTAGATTTTAATCTCAAAAAGAAGATTAAGAATTCTGAGTTACTTCCTTTAATTTTTTCAAGTTATCTGTTAAATAAAGATTCTATCTTTAAAGAGTTATCTAAAGATTTTTTATTGAATGGGGATGAAGAGGATTTCAGAAAACTTAAAGAAGAATTAATCTGGTGGAGTAATAATAAAATAAAAATCGATTTTCTCGAGAAAGGTTTGGCATTATTTTCTAATCAGAATTATGAAGTTGAGGTGCATTCAAACCCCATCTTAGTAGATACATTTAATAGTGAAAAATCAAATTATTATGCTCTATTAATTGCTATTCAGGATTATGATGATGATAATCTAGACCTGAAATATCCAATAAAGGATGCTTTAGAGTTAAAAAGACTGCTGGTTGATTTATATTCCTTTGATGAGGGAAACATCATAACACTATTTAATCCACAAAGATCTGAAATTATTAAATCATTTTTGACCTTAAAGAATAAGCTAAATTCTTCAGACAATTTATTAGTTTTTTATGCTGGTCATGGAAATTGGGACGAGATAGCTGAACAAGGATACTGGTTACCGGCAGATTCCAAGCCGAATGATTTATCCCAAGTAATTACTAACACTGAAATTACAGCATATATAAAAGCAATTAAATCAAAACATACTTTATTGATAAGCGATGCTTGTTTTAGTGGTAGCATATTTAAGACCAGAGATGCATTCTTAGGTGAGTCGTATGATATTGAATATTATCAATCAAGAACTGCTCGAAAGGCAATTACAAGTGGTGCTTTAACACCTGTTCCTGATAAAAGTATATTCATCTATTATTTGCTTAAAGCACTTCGTGAGAATAAGAAAAGTCATTTAACTTCTGAAGAATTGTTCTTAAACTTCAGGGAAGCAGTGATTAATAACAGTCCTTTAAATCAAAGACCTCTTTTCGGAAATATTAATGATACTGGAGATGAGGGCGGTGATTTTGTTTTTATTAAAAAATAA
- a CDS encoding caspase family protein, protein MKKYFIIFLTISLTFNTSLLIPQIKFSSKSDLIRLNIKALPPDTVPPILSVNLPNVKEGFAINHRDSIFFINGLVSDNLGKTKIFVNNNFIGTFINGQYSTSFRLNSGENLLTITAVDKRNNKFEKRIRINYDPRADVNPPQLKLLPPFEQLSRGIQVIPKPTKDESIILRGKFFDENEISEIKVNDINVDSVFDGNFYFNLGPEPPESLVIYASDIFGNFTEITAVIKVEDPSTTLTEISEVKYHAILIGVEDYADQRINNLDYPIRDIENLKKVLIDNYQFEKNNIITLKNPRRTAIISAFQKLREKLTEKDNLLIFFAGHGFFDSDQDMGYWLPSDAVKDDYSNWLPNSTIRDFIRAINTKHTLLISDACFAGSIFSSREPFRDASRSILEIYKVKSRKAMTSGVKNQKVQDRSKFTEYLIKFLLENKNKFLTTQELFTKVRAALLNNTKISQTPEYGSIPFTGDEGLSGDFIFIHN, encoded by the coding sequence ATGAAAAAATACTTTATAATATTTTTAACAATATCATTGACATTTAATACTTCTTTACTTATTCCCCAAATAAAGTTTTCTTCAAAAAGTGATTTAATTCGTTTAAATATCAAAGCTTTACCACCAGATACAGTTCCACCAATATTATCAGTTAACCTACCTAATGTAAAAGAAGGTTTTGCAATAAATCATCGAGATTCGATTTTTTTTATAAACGGACTAGTTTCAGATAACTTGGGAAAAACTAAAATATTTGTCAATAATAATTTTATCGGTACCTTCATAAATGGTCAATATTCAACATCTTTCCGACTAAATAGTGGCGAAAATCTTTTGACTATTACTGCTGTTGACAAAAGAAATAACAAGTTTGAGAAAAGAATAAGAATAAATTATGATCCAAGAGCCGATGTAAATCCACCTCAATTAAAACTTCTACCACCCTTTGAGCAGCTTAGCAGGGGAATACAAGTTATTCCAAAACCTACAAAAGATGAGAGTATTATTCTTAGAGGCAAATTTTTTGACGAGAATGAAATATCAGAAATTAAAGTCAACGACATTAACGTTGATTCAGTATTCGATGGTAATTTTTATTTTAATTTGGGTCCCGAACCCCCGGAATCTCTGGTAATCTATGCATCTGATATCTTTGGAAATTTTACTGAAATTACAGCTGTAATTAAGGTTGAAGATCCAAGTACTACTTTAACTGAAATCAGCGAAGTTAAATACCATGCAATTTTAATTGGAGTCGAGGATTATGCCGATCAAAGAATAAATAATCTTGATTATCCGATCAGGGATATTGAAAATTTGAAAAAAGTTTTGATTGATAATTATCAATTCGAAAAGAATAATATTATTACTTTGAAAAATCCTAGGAGAACAGCAATAATATCTGCTTTTCAGAAGTTAAGAGAAAAGCTTACTGAAAAAGATAATTTACTGATATTTTTTGCTGGTCACGGTTTTTTTGACTCAGACCAAGATATGGGGTATTGGTTACCATCAGATGCTGTTAAAGATGACTATAGTAATTGGTTACCTAATAGCACAATAAGAGATTTTATAAGAGCTATAAACACTAAACATACATTACTGATTTCGGATGCTTGTTTTGCTGGTTCAATTTTTAGCTCCAGAGAACCTTTTAGAGATGCATCCAGATCTATATTGGAGATCTATAAGGTCAAAAGCCGTAAAGCGATGACAAGTGGTGTAAAAAATCAAAAAGTTCAGGACAGAAGCAAGTTTACAGAATACTTAATAAAGTTTTTATTGGAAAATAAAAATAAATTTTTAACAACCCAGGAACTTTTTACAAAAGTTCGCGCCGCATTATTAAACAACACCAAGATTTCTCAAACTCCGGAATATGGTAGTATTCCTTTTACCGGTGATGAAGGTCTTTCAGGTGACTTTATTTTTATTCATAACTGA
- a CDS encoding sulfite exporter TauE/SafE family protein, translated as MQYFIILLITGLLAGVMSGFLGIGGGIIVIPALVYLLDFSQKQAQGTSLAMLLPPIGLLAAYNYYKAGLVDIKAAVILIIAFIIGSYFSSMVAVNLPENIIKKVFGVFLLFYAFKLFFEK; from the coding sequence ATGCAGTATTTCATAATCCTGTTAATTACTGGCTTACTGGCAGGAGTAATGAGTGGATTTTTAGGTATCGGAGGTGGAATAATAGTGATTCCTGCTCTGGTTTATTTATTGGATTTTTCTCAAAAGCAAGCTCAGGGAACTTCATTAGCTATGTTGTTACCTCCAATTGGTTTACTTGCTGCCTATAATTACTATAAAGCCGGACTGGTCGATATCAAAGCAGCGGTTATACTTATAATAGCATTTATTATCGGAAGTTATTTTTCTTCAATGGTTGCAGTTAATCTTCCTGAAAACATTATTAAAAAAGTTTTCGGAGTTTTTCTTTTGTTTTATGCTTTTAAACTTTTTTTTGAAAAGTAA
- a CDS encoding CHASE2 domain-containing protein, whose protein sequence is MLTNKKRNRTLTIWLFLIIIWINIFNYVFLPNGISFDYLVYDFLLSKVYKQYKNKNIQYVLITNNTYEELFKSNLIDRSKIAEAVALLEELGVELIIFDIIFLHPSNPRDDIALSKVLSKYDNIIQPIALINYPDITTNKDLKTIKLIDLQTHLKLSTSNEIIFPNLKFLSKDSFLGHISDYSDKDGVMRHTRLIINKDSTFIPSLSFASFLRMKKDSVFTVKLIENEFLIINDNLKIPIDHLGRTLVPFVSEWGNDFEALALEDLIKMNNDIYDKVRLRNSLNGKIVLIADVSASAADIYPTPLSKLTPLVMLHSSMLNALINNTFINKISFNQRTLVLNILLIILFSLFFKQKRIYLFVSLLSSIFLLTLLTLILFILGHFLFYVSIVVCLILSFTLGFFLIEFIFLKEKKIIELDNYRKSFEMQETKKILQNLMPRSNFIFLDYEISAYISSAEEVGGDFFDYYQNDEEIKIFVADGSGHGLQAGILVVSLKTIITSLKLNGPSKTLFQINNTLKKINFTKLFLCMVIISVNRNYITFSVAGLPPLIHYKANLNKFDLYHHKNIPLGVKANFEFIESTIKLEEDDILFIYTDGLSELFNSKKEMLGIENIKQTLLNCSHKSTNEIVSDLKDLILKWKKDELQNDDITFLIIKKNKKPF, encoded by the coding sequence ATGTTAACCAATAAAAAAAGGAACAGAACTCTTACAATTTGGCTATTCCTTATAATTATCTGGATAAATATATTTAATTATGTTTTTTTACCAAATGGAATATCTTTTGATTATTTAGTTTATGATTTTTTATTAAGCAAGGTTTATAAACAATATAAAAATAAGAATATTCAATATGTTTTGATTACGAACAATACTTATGAGGAATTATTTAAATCTAATTTAATTGATAGAAGTAAAATCGCAGAAGCTGTAGCCTTACTAGAGGAGTTGGGGGTAGAATTAATAATCTTTGATATAATCTTTCTTCATCCATCAAATCCAAGAGATGATATTGCCTTATCTAAAGTATTAAGCAAATATGATAACATTATTCAGCCAATTGCTTTGATAAACTACCCTGATATAACAACCAACAAAGATTTAAAGACAATTAAATTAATAGATTTGCAAACTCACTTAAAATTATCAACTTCTAATGAAATAATATTTCCAAATTTAAAGTTTCTCTCTAAAGACAGTTTCTTAGGGCATATTAGCGATTACTCCGATAAAGATGGTGTAATGCGACATACAAGATTGATAATAAATAAAGATTCAACTTTTATTCCATCATTAAGTTTCGCTTCATTTTTAAGAATGAAGAAAGATTCTGTTTTTACAGTGAAATTAATAGAGAATGAATTCCTTATAATTAATGATAATTTAAAGATTCCAATTGATCATTTAGGAAGGACTCTCGTTCCTTTTGTTTCTGAGTGGGGCAATGATTTCGAAGCTTTGGCTTTAGAGGATTTGATCAAAATGAACAATGATATATATGATAAAGTAAGGTTAAGAAATTCTTTAAATGGCAAGATTGTGCTAATTGCTGATGTCTCAGCAAGTGCTGCCGATATTTACCCAACACCATTATCAAAGCTTACTCCTCTAGTGATGTTACATTCATCGATGTTAAATGCATTAATAAATAATACCTTTATTAATAAAATTAGTTTTAACCAGCGTACTCTAGTATTAAATATTTTGCTAATTATTTTATTTTCATTGTTCTTCAAACAAAAAAGAATTTATTTATTTGTAAGCTTGTTGTCCTCAATTTTCTTATTAACATTATTAACTCTCATACTGTTTATTCTGGGTCATTTTTTATTTTATGTTTCAATAGTTGTATGTTTAATTCTGTCTTTTACTCTTGGATTTTTTCTAATTGAATTTATTTTCTTAAAAGAAAAGAAAATTATTGAATTAGATAATTATCGAAAGTCTTTCGAAATGCAGGAAACAAAAAAAATTCTACAGAATTTAATGCCCAGAAGTAACTTTATTTTCCTTGATTATGAAATATCAGCTTATATCAGTTCAGCAGAAGAAGTAGGCGGCGACTTTTTTGATTATTATCAGAATGATGAAGAAATAAAAATATTTGTTGCGGATGGTTCTGGTCATGGTCTTCAGGCAGGAATTTTGGTAGTCTCTTTAAAGACAATTATTACTTCACTTAAGCTAAATGGTCCTTCTAAAACACTATTTCAAATAAATAACACTTTAAAGAAAATTAATTTTACTAAACTGTTTCTCTGTATGGTAATTATCTCTGTTAATCGAAATTATATTACTTTTTCTGTCGCTGGATTACCACCTCTTATTCATTATAAAGCAAACTTAAATAAGTTTGATCTTTACCACCATAAAAATATTCCTCTAGGTGTAAAAGCTAACTTTGAATTTATTGAATCAACAATAAAACTCGAAGAAGACGACATATTATTTATTTATACAGATGGCTTAAGCGAACTTTTCAATTCTAAAAAAGAAATGCTCGGTATTGAAAACATCAAACAAACGCTTTTGAACTGTTCCCACAAATCCACCAATGAAATAGTATCTGATCTAAAAGATTTAATTCTAAAATGGAAAAAAGATGAACTTCAGAATGATGATATTACTTTTTTAATTATTAAGAAGAATAAAAAGCCATTTTAG
- a CDS encoding C1 family peptidase: protein MILEMRAVILFLLKNKIILLTFFLFLTNLCMAQKYSRGLILESEDDLSVQRSPTLILSDYFNLPRYITLKNYAPEPGDQGPFSTCGAWATAYSARTISYLISNRLETIDKKDYYFSPSFVYNQLKKDTMCLSGISLREALDIIKNKGSLFYKDFDYSCDRIVSLSDLIKAKNYDILDYREIFSRNDKLKVLKTKKSVSEFKPVIIAMACPISFENVTDVWEPKPEDYKNYHNGHAVVVTGYDDEKYGGSFEILNSWGSEWGINGYCWIKYRDFEHFVYNGYELIEKVNLTNINDAYNGSIYLKLLDSSLMEFEKVNGIICSKNAYPPKTQFEIFITNNTPCYIYCFAIDDQKNFTKIFPKDSLTNNIFPYRRSTLPIPDEFHFLELDDKGTEDYIFILLSKRPVDLYELTQKMLFDKKGISEIISKLLAKSENQLSVFINSDNKILFSSIANFDKMSPIVFKIKKRR, encoded by the coding sequence ATGATACTGGAGATGAGGGCGGTGATTTTGTTTTTATTAAAAAATAAAATCATTTTATTGACATTCTTTTTATTTCTGACTAATCTTTGTATGGCTCAGAAATATTCGAGGGGATTAATATTGGAATCTGAAGATGATTTGTCTGTACAAAGGTCTCCCACCCTTATTTTATCGGATTATTTTAATTTACCTAGATATATAACCTTGAAAAATTATGCTCCGGAACCAGGTGATCAAGGTCCCTTCTCTACTTGTGGAGCTTGGGCAACAGCATATTCTGCAAGAACAATATCATATCTAATTTCGAATAGATTAGAAACCATCGATAAGAAAGATTATTACTTTTCGCCCTCTTTTGTTTACAACCAATTAAAAAAGGATACAATGTGCTTATCTGGAATATCTCTTAGAGAGGCACTGGATATTATTAAAAATAAAGGGTCGCTTTTTTATAAAGATTTTGATTATTCTTGTGACAGGATTGTCAGTTTAAGTGATTTAATCAAAGCAAAAAATTATGACATTCTAGATTATAGAGAGATTTTTTCACGAAATGATAAACTTAAAGTACTAAAAACAAAAAAAAGCGTTTCGGAATTTAAGCCAGTGATAATAGCCATGGCTTGCCCGATATCTTTTGAAAATGTTACAGATGTATGGGAACCAAAACCTGAGGATTATAAAAATTACCACAATGGACACGCTGTGGTAGTAACCGGATATGATGATGAAAAATATGGGGGTTCGTTTGAAATATTGAACAGTTGGGGAAGTGAATGGGGAATAAATGGATATTGTTGGATAAAGTATAGAGATTTTGAACACTTTGTTTACAATGGCTATGAGTTAATTGAAAAAGTGAATTTAACAAATATCAATGATGCATATAATGGTTCGATTTATCTAAAACTACTTGATAGCAGTTTAATGGAATTTGAAAAAGTAAATGGGATTATTTGTTCAAAAAATGCTTATCCTCCCAAAACCCAGTTCGAAATTTTTATAACAAATAACACACCTTGCTACATTTATTGCTTTGCCATTGATGATCAAAAAAATTTTACAAAAATTTTCCCGAAAGATTCATTAACAAATAATATATTCCCTTATAGAAGAAGTACACTACCCATCCCAGACGAATTTCACTTTTTAGAACTTGATGATAAAGGGACAGAAGATTACATATTTATCTTACTTTCAAAAAGACCTGTTGATCTTTATGAATTAACGCAAAAAATGTTGTTTGATAAGAAAGGGATTAGTGAAATAATATCAAAGCTTCTAGCAAAAAGCGAAAATCAATTATCCGTTTTTATTAACTCTGATAATAAAATATTGTTTAGCTCAATTGCAAATTTTGATAAAATGTCTCCAATAGTATTCAAGATAAAGAAAAGAAGGTAG
- a CDS encoding formylglycine-generating enzyme family protein, whose translation MRHLKEFCRIKYFLITNLFFLILFSFFTPIIPQSIKIVKIEQEEDSIKIVYNLISQRDQDRYYIDFEVSNNGGMSYVINPKALEGQFGYGISRGINKIVYWKPLEENLELIGEDFVFKINATFLGSETDMQMITFRGGSFDMGDEFNEGEVDEVPVHKVQIDDFEIGKYEVSNYQFAKFLNDYGSNFVKSGEFKGERLYYPIENGLVQINDKWKPVDGFEYYPVTGVTWYGANEFCKFYGFRLPTEAEWEYAARCGGKKVRYSSIIDSLDTKYFNYNSWFQFDSLKNSSTLSFLKTQSLGAYPPNDCGLFQMSGNVWEFCLDWYEWNYYSQSEIENPVGPFLGKYKVIRGGSFTSSQKGIRVYERSYISPDSYGIDIGFRVARSIKLEESK comes from the coding sequence ATGAGACACCTTAAAGAATTTTGCCGTATAAAATATTTCTTAATAACAAATCTTTTCTTTTTAATTCTATTTTCATTTTTTACTCCAATTATTCCTCAGAGCATAAAAATAGTAAAAATTGAGCAAGAGGAAGATTCAATTAAAATAGTATATAATTTAATTAGCCAGCGTGATCAGGATAGATATTATATTGACTTTGAAGTATCGAATAATGGGGGAATGAGTTATGTAATAAATCCTAAAGCTTTGGAAGGGCAATTTGGTTACGGTATAAGTAGAGGCATAAATAAAATTGTTTATTGGAAACCCTTAGAGGAGAATTTAGAACTTATAGGAGAAGATTTTGTATTTAAAATAAATGCTACTTTTTTAGGAAGCGAAACAGATATGCAAATGATAACTTTCAGAGGGGGTTCATTCGATATGGGAGATGAATTTAATGAGGGAGAAGTTGATGAAGTGCCGGTTCATAAAGTACAAATTGACGATTTTGAAATTGGAAAATATGAAGTTTCAAATTATCAATTTGCAAAATTTCTAAATGATTATGGCAGTAACTTTGTTAAATCAGGAGAATTTAAGGGGGAACGCTTATACTATCCAATTGAGAATGGATTAGTTCAGATAAATGATAAATGGAAGCCGGTTGATGGTTTTGAATATTATCCAGTGACGGGGGTAACCTGGTATGGTGCAAATGAGTTTTGTAAATTTTATGGTTTTAGACTTCCCACAGAAGCTGAATGGGAGTATGCTGCTCGCTGTGGTGGTAAAAAAGTTCGTTATTCTTCAATTATTGATTCATTGGATACAAAATATTTTAACTATAATTCTTGGTTCCAATTTGACTCTCTAAAAAATTCTAGTACTTTATCATTTTTAAAGACACAATCCCTTGGCGCTTATCCTCCCAATGATTGTGGTTTATTTCAGATGAGTGGAAATGTTTGGGAGTTTTGCCTCGATTGGTATGAGTGGAATTATTATTCTCAATCTGAAATTGAAAATCCGGTAGGACCATTTCTTGGGAAATATAAGGTGATAAGGGGTGGTTCATTTACTTCATCTCAAAAAGGTATTAGAGTCTATGAGAGAAGTTATATTTCTCCGGATTCATATGGAATTGATATTGGTTTCAGAGTTGCACGTTCGATTAAATTGGAGGAATCCAAATGA